The Polyangium mundeleinium genome contains the following window.
GGCCGACGACGATTGCGACGGGTTCGTCGACGAGGAGTTCGACCCTTCCGCATTCGACATGGATCCCATTCCCGGCTCGAACCCGCCCGCCTTCGTGGATCGTTACGAGGCCTCGCGGCCCGACGCGAGCATGCAGGCGGCCGGCATCCGCGAAACCGTGGCCTGCAGCAAAGGCTCGGTCTTGCCCTGGACCGGCGGCTCCTACACCGAGGCCGCGGCCGCATGCGCGGCGCGCGGGCCAGGCTTTCGGCTCTGCTCCGCGAGCGAGCTCGAAGCGGCCTGCCGCGGCCCTGCGAGCATGCTGTACCCGTACGGCGCGACCTACGACGGGATGGCCTGCCTCGGCGTGGACAACCCCGCGGCCATGAGCGGGGCCGCCGCGACGGGCAGCCTCGCCGCGTGCGTCTCGGGCGCGGGTCCGCGGGATCTCTCGGGCAACGTGACCGAATGGACGCGTACGCAGACGAACGCCGCGGCCGCGCCGAACCGGATCTTCCAGCTTCACGGCGGTTCGTACCTTTCTCCGCAGCTCGGCCTCGCCTGCACCATGGAGCTCCCGGCCCGCGCGGCCGAGGGGACCCTCCTGCCAAACATCGGCTTCCGCTGCTGCCGGCAATAGTTTTCCCCCGACGAGCGGGGTAGAGTCGCGTCCGTGACGCCTCTGCCCCCCATCGCCACCAAGCACCTCTTCCGTGACGTCTCCGCGGCCCTGCACGAGCTGCTCGGCTCGCTCGGCCCAGACGACTGGAGCAAGCCCACGGTGCACGCGACGCGGGACGTGAAGGACCTGGCCGCGCACCTGCTCGACGGCTCGTTCCGGCGCCTGTCCTTCCAGCGAGACGGGCAGTTCATCCCAGCGCCCGAGATCCGCTCGTTCGAGGCGATGGTCGAGTTCATCCAGCGTCTCAACACCGAGTGGATGCTGGCCGCGCGGAGGCTCTCGCCGCGCGTGCTCATGGACCTGCTCCGCCGCGCCGACGAGGAGGTCGCCGCGCTCTTCGAAGGCCTCGATCCCGAGGGACCCGCAATCTTCAGCGTGGCCTGGGCCGGCGAGGAGTGGTCCCAGAACTGGTTCGACGTGGCGCGCGAGTACACGGAGAAGTGGCACCACCAGCAGCAGATCCGCGACGCCGTGGGCCGGCCAGGCCTGAAGGAGCGGCGCTACATGCACCCGGTGATCGACGCCTTCCTGCGAGGCGCCCCGCACGCCTATCGCAATGTCCCGGCCGCGGACGGCGCAGGGGTCGATCTCGTCATCACGGGCGAGGCCGGCGGCACGTGGCACCTCGTGCGCGCGGCGGATCGGTGGGAGCTCGTGGCCGCACGGGAGACGCCGGCAACCACGACGGTGGAGCTCGACGCGGACAGCGCGTGGCGGCTCTGGACGAAGGGCCTCGACCCTACGATGGCGCGGGCGCAAGCCGTGGTGCGCGGCGACGAGGCGCTCGCGGCGCCGATCTTCCGGATGGTCACGATCATGGCCTAGGGGTTTTTCTTGGGGCGTTGCGCCGGGGCGCTGCCCCGGGCCCCGCGGGGGCTGTTCGCCCCTCGACCCGAACCAGGCGCGGCCTGGACCGAAGGTGGAAGAACTGCGCGGTGCGCAGTTCTTCCAACGGGCCGGTGGCAAGACCATCGACGTGCGTCTCAGGCTGGCGACGGGCACGTGGCTGGTTGAACCTGCAGCGCTGCCGTGTTGGTTGGCAGGGTCGTCGGTGGTCTTGAACCTGGCTGTTCGATGAACTGCGCGGAGCGCAGTTCATCGACCCCGCGTCCAGCGCTTGCGCTGGTCCGGGTCCAGGGGTGGACAACCCCTGGTGGGGCCTGGGGCAAAGCCCCAGCTCCACGCCCCCAACATGAGACGGGGGGAGGCCCGTGCATCCGGGGCACGCTCGTAGTAAGGCCTCGCCATGCACGTCGCCATCACGGGTGCGTCCGTTGGCATCGGGGAGGCCTTGGCGCGCGCGTTCGCCGCGAAGGGTGCGGTCGTCTCGCTCGTTGCCCGGCGCAAGGAGCGGCTCGACGCCATCGCGCGGGAGCTCTCGGGCCGGGCCTTCCTCCACCAGGCGGACCTCTCGCTCCCGGAGCGCGCGACGGACTGGATTGCGCCGGCCGAGAAGGAGCTTGGTCCCATCGACGTGCTCGTGAACAACGCGGGCGTGCAGCATGTCGAGCCGACGGAGCTTGCCGGGGTCGACGCGGGCGAAATGCTCCTGCGCTTGAACGTCCTCACGCCGCTGCGCCTCACACGCGCGGTCCTGCCGGGCATGCTCGCGCGGCGCAGCGGCGCGATCGTCGACATCGCGTCCATGGCGGCCATCACGCCCATGCCGGGCATGTATTATTACAATGCCTCCAAGGGCGCGCTGGCGAATGCCTCGGAGGGCCTCCGCGGCGAGCTGCGCGGCACGGGCGTGCACGTGGTCACGGTGTATCCGGGCCCGGTGGACACGGACATGGGGCGCAAGGGCTACGAGAAGTACGAGCCTTCGCTCAGCGCGCGCCTCTCGCCGGTGGGCACGGCGGATGGGCTCGCGCGGCTCGTCGTGCGTGCTGTCGAACGGAAGAAGCCGCGCGTCGTGTACCCGCGCTCGTATGGCGTGGCGCTCTGGTTCCCGCGGATCGCGCGGTGGGTGACGTCGCGCTTCTCGCCGCCGCTTCGACAGCTTCCGGGCTAGAAAAACCCGCCTTCGAGCATCGAGGTGAGCAGCTCCTCGTCCTCGGGGGATTTTTCCGTGCGGGCCTCGGTCGTGGCGGGGTCCTTCGACGGCGGCGTGTCCGCGGGGGGAGCGGGCGGGGGCTCCCGGAAGTTCGGGCAGCCCCGCGTCGCGCACTCCACCGTCAAGACCCCCACGTAGGTCGCTCGCGCGCCGCAGCGGGGGCAGACGGTCATCCCTTCACCTCGTACTCGCTCTGCAGGAGCTTCGCGATCGTGGCGAGCTGCATGTTCGACGTGCCCTCGTAGATCTTCCCGATCTTC
Protein-coding sequences here:
- a CDS encoding maleylpyruvate isomerase N-terminal domain-containing protein; protein product: MTPLPPIATKHLFRDVSAALHELLGSLGPDDWSKPTVHATRDVKDLAAHLLDGSFRRLSFQRDGQFIPAPEIRSFEAMVEFIQRLNTEWMLAARRLSPRVLMDLLRRADEEVAALFEGLDPEGPAIFSVAWAGEEWSQNWFDVAREYTEKWHHQQQIRDAVGRPGLKERRYMHPVIDAFLRGAPHAYRNVPAADGAGVDLVITGEAGGTWHLVRAADRWELVAARETPATTTVELDADSAWRLWTKGLDPTMARAQAVVRGDEALAAPIFRMVTIMA
- a CDS encoding SDR family NAD(P)-dependent oxidoreductase, with protein sequence MHVAITGASVGIGEALARAFAAKGAVVSLVARRKERLDAIARELSGRAFLHQADLSLPERATDWIAPAEKELGPIDVLVNNAGVQHVEPTELAGVDAGEMLLRLNVLTPLRLTRAVLPGMLARRSGAIVDIASMAAITPMPGMYYYNASKGALANASEGLRGELRGTGVHVVTVYPGPVDTDMGRKGYEKYEPSLSARLSPVGTADGLARLVVRAVERKKPRVVYPRSYGVALWFPRIARWVTSRFSPPLRQLPG